The Hypomesus transpacificus isolate Combined female unplaced genomic scaffold, fHypTra1 scaffold_251, whole genome shotgun sequence region ttgtgagtgtgtgtgtgtgtgtgtgtgtatgccatcTAAACTCACTCTGTAGTTTTGTAGTCATCTGAGTAAAGCCCCGCCCTCTGAAACGTCTTCCTGGGAGGCCCGCCCACCCTCTCATCCAATTGGTGGGACGGAGTTTGGGGCGATGCCTGGCTAGGCTCTGATTGGCCGGTGCATACTGAGGAGGCGTAGCTCCCTGGCTTCCCTTCGCCAGAACTAAGAGACAAGAAggaagacggagagaaagagacgacagacagagagagagaaaagagagagagagagaggcactggTTTAGCACACAGTGCTGTAAACCGTGTGTTAATATAATACATGGGCATAATCATTTAGACTGAAAGTATTAGATGCGTATTACAATAACAAGCCCCTTGTAAATATGACTTAATCCACAAGACTGACAGGTGAGAGGCTGTACctagggagacagggagaatcagctctcctcctcttccggcctctcttcctcctcgccTGTAgcaccgcctcctcctcctcctccactgcatccctccctcctcctctctctcctccttctctttccctgcTGGGGGCCTCCGGgggctctggggagggggggggatcccGTGGGGGGGGCCATGGGGTGTTTCCGGGGCCTCCcaggccccctcctcctgccctccacgCTGCCCAGGGGGCCACGCTGCTGTTTTTGCCccctgctggagacagagagctgcCCGCCGCACCAGGGAGCAGGCCCTAgagctgaggggggagaggagagggagggagggaggcgggggggggagaggtgagaggggggggggggggagagaaaaggtgGGGGGGGCCAGATGGGAGTGAGTGATATAAGCAGCAGGCTGAGATGTGGTCAGTCATGAGTCACAGACATTTCCAGAAACGAGGTGAGTCACGACATTTCCTCTCTACTAACGGCAATCCTGACCATGACCAGCCGGCTTTCTGGGAAAAGCAATAAGAACATAGCAggccaaccacacacacccacacacagtatcCTTCCTGTTATATTACATGTAGACTACATCTTGTGGAATGCACAGAGACTACCGTCATGCACACAAGAGAGACATTAGAtggactgtgtgcgtgtgtgtgtgtgtgtgtggagggaggtggccatgtgtctgtgtgggctcTGTTAAGTCACATGTGTGTTTGGTTAGATGATCTGctgctctgtctcccctctctcgaaAACAACATGCTCTCTTCATGTCCTCGCCTTTTCTcactatccctccatccatcactTTTCCTTGGGTCATCAATTGCTTTTTTCCCTTCATTTTTCCTGTCCTGACAACATTGACCACTTTTTCCTTCTTCCATTTCGCTCCGACAACTCCCCGCTTGGCCGGAGGAGACAGTCAGGTCTTTAAATAGACGTTGTGGTGGTTAACTAATGACCGTGTTCACTTGGTAGCCCCAGGCTCCAGCATCGCAGTACGCTACGCGAAGGGAACATTTCAAAGATGGCTGGCAGATCTCCACTGCCAATCTGGCACCATGAGGTTTTTCAAAAAGAACGGCAGAGAATGTGTTTGCCTgaatgtgtgagggtgtgtatctaggagtgtgtgagggtgtatatatagaagtgtgtgtctcttggagtgtgtgagtgtgtgtgtgtgtgtgtgtatctaggaCCATCCATCTGAGTGAGTGGAAGCAGCACACATGCACGTCCTGCGTCCTGCAGTGGAGATGTGAGCAGCGCTGTGTGAACACAGCTGTGCTTCCTCTCCAGTctgacagggtggacaggagtCCTTCAGGCCAGACCCAGCCTGGCAGCGTCTCTAACAGagactctctcaccatcacacCTCTCCTGCCTGTAGACCCTTCCACACAGGCTGAAACCCACCCAGGATAACAAACATTGCTGCCTCTTTTCTGGAAATGAGAGTTGGCGTGTCTCACCTGCTCCCCTCCTGTCCGTCCACGATgggccctccctcctctgtgacACGCCTCCGCTCCCTGGCTTCCCATTGGCCGCCCCGGTCCTCgcgtccctccctccagccacgATAGCGGTGAAgaggttggtgtgtgttgggggtggggaggaactGTACAGgtgtgtctcctcctctctggaggacCCCCCCAGTGCACCTGTCCACCGGCCCCCTGTGGAGGCCAcccaggagggagcagggggcctgagcccccccaggccccccctctTCAGCCAGCTGCCACCAAACGAGGACAGGTGAGAGGAGCCCAGCCCCGGGCATGTGAGCGACGTGTTCTTAAGCCTCTCCGCCGAGGACGAGGACGATGAAGAGGCTGTGTTAGCGGCGGCGGAGGGGGACTCCTTTCCATTCTTGAGTCGCCACGGCGACCCCACTGACCCCACGCTTCTGCCCCCTCTTCTTCTCGCCTCCTCGGAGCCCCTTGTGAACTCTGACCtcggctgctcctcctcctcctcttccagctcccCCTCGGCCCAGCGCTCGCCGGCGCGGTGCCGGTGCTTacggtgtttgtgtttgtgttctgtccTGCCGCAGCCACAGACGGTGTGACCGGGAGGAAACCCAGcacgtccccctccctccccctcgccctcacCCCTCAGCTCCCCCTCCCTGGGCAGGCGGCTCCTCCTGCGGTGGAAGCGGGCGGGGTTGAGGAGcaggtgggggtgctgggggtggtggggggtgtaCTGGTGAGGGGGcggcagggggaaggaggggtggaggtgggggtacAGGCCGGGGGCGGGGTAGCCCCTGTACAAGCCCAGGTCGTCCACGGCCTCCTGGAACTTGGAGGAGCAGCCGCAGTGTCGCCGGTCGGCCTTCCTGCAGTGGAGCGACTGGCAGGggtgcagggggtgggggggatacgaggaggggtgggggggatacgaggaggggtgggggggggtacgaggaggggtggggggggtacgaggaggggtggggggagtagAAGCCGTTCAGGTTGATCCTGTAGACGTTGGATCGGACGTGAtgctgggaggaggagtggtgtcTCCtgccccccgggccccccccgcccccctcgtaGCTTTGCCCCTGTCCTGCTCTGGCCCATCCACGGCGCCCAATGTGGACCTCGCTGAACTGGCCAATCAGGTCCTCCAGCTCCGACAGGAAGGCGGGGTCGTGCGAGAGCAGGTGTTGCTGCTGGTGTttccttttgtgtttgtttttcagcCTCTTCAGGGAGTTTTGCCCCAGGCAGGGGCAGAACTCCAGCTGTGTGCACTGGCAGGTGCAGAGGCAGGAGCACGGGGAGAGGCAGTCGTAGCCTCtccgtctgtgtctgtgtctctctctctctcggtggcGCTCCGTACCTGTCACGGGGTGGGCGTgtctgaggaggggggagcctgTCACGGGGTGGGCGTgtctgaggaggggggagcctgTCACGGGGTGGGCGtgtctgaggagggggggagccTGTCACGGGGTGGGCGTgtctgaggaggggggagcctgTCACGGGGTGGGCGTgtctgaggaggggggagaggggggaggacacaGAGGCAGGGTGGTCCAGTACCGCTGACGAGGGTCCCCTCTGACCCCCGAGCCCCGCCCCTAGCCTTGTGACCTCTAGGATCCTCCTGAACATGGCCCCCCCGcctcgcccccccctcctctctctgcgctCCGAGGTGCTGTTGTTGTCCGTGCCGATGCCACTGTCGCTAGGCAACGTCTCCTCGCTGAGCGTCTCGCTGACGGGCGAGGGCGTGGCCTCTTTGAGGTGGGCGGGGGAGGCtgctgggtggtggggggggatggagagctTGCAGGACGGGTGGTGGAAGGGGAAGTGGTGTCGACCTCGACAAGGACAGCTCCTCTTGGCgaaggcagagaaggaggagaagaaggaggagaaggggatgcTCCGgggggaggtgcaggaggaggagggggagggcagggagaaggggtgagggaagaggagagaggatgtgggCTCTGTGAGGCTGCCTTCACTGTAGGGGCTCTGAGCTCCACTggagtgggtgagggagggggaggggaagggatggggctgggg contains the following coding sequences:
- the LOC124462816 gene encoding histone-lysine N-methyltransferase ASH1L-like; the encoded protein is MTCDPSPLAASKHPSAKAPKKVCTKSRTPSVDEPPPPRRSSKPTPAEELLGYVEAPEPPVLDRVLDIGPEPTSLPAPTSLSDSSPTARKRGRPKRLTPGPESQDQRSTLPPSEGTEKGQMSALPPSEGTEKGQMSALPPSEGTEKGQMSALPPSEGTEKGQRRSSIPFSSFFSSFSAFAKRSCPCRGRHHFPFHHPSCKLSIPPHHPAASPAHLKEATPSPVSETLSEETLPSDSGIGTDNNSTSERRERRGGRGGGAMFRRILEVTRLGAGLGGQRGPSSACTQLEFCPCLGQNSLKRLKNKHKRKHQQQHLLSHDPAFLSELEDLIGQFSEVHIGRRTPPHPSSYPPHPSSYPPHPLHPCQSLHCRKADRRHCGCSSKFQEAVDDLGLYRGYPAPGLYPHLHPSFPLPPPHQYTPHHPQHPHLLLNPARFHRRRSRLPREGELRGEGEGEGGGRAGFPPGHTVCGCGRTEHKHKHRKHRHRAGERWAEGELEEEEEEQPRSEFTRGSEEARRRGGRSVGSVGSPWRLKNGKESPSAAANTASSSSSSSAERLKNTSLTCPGLGSSHLSSFGGSWLKRGGLGGLRPPAPSWVASTGGRWTGALGGSSREEETHLYSSSPPPTHTNLFTAIVAGGRDARTGAANGKPGSGGVSQRREGPSWTDRRGAALGPAPWCGGQLSVSSRGQKQQRGPLGSVEGRRRGPGRPRKHPMAPPTGSPPLPRAPGGPQQGKRRRRHCVLNQCLSLSLFSLSLSVVSFSPSSFLSLSSGEGKPGSYASSVCTGQSEPSQASPQTPSHQLDERVGGPPRKTFQRAGLYSDDYKTTDPLQGSGDREEEDDPGDRDYSLLPAPSNVGQYLRLKRVDFQLPYDIMWLWRHRQLHHAPDAPVHRKRSFCRPKDRPMSPRPLTNGSSADITTIFPHLDLEPVTSSERCFVLKHRVFLLRNREQIRERQLRLRRDRGREGEREGEREGEREGEREGEREGDLDCAGGSRDDSSIKSGQPMEVKEVVSTNAPRFKTPSLSLCQAP